In Myxococcaceae bacterium JPH2, the following are encoded in one genomic region:
- a CDS encoding EamA family transporter, with amino-acid sequence AATASNFLWTLPLVALPLLWTGAPLPSPTGWLLALTSGAVTSGLGYALWYALLPQLGAARAAVAQLAVPVIALIAG; translated from the coding sequence GGCCGCCACGGCCAGCAATTTTCTCTGGACCCTGCCGCTGGTTGCGCTGCCGCTCCTCTGGACCGGGGCGCCCTTGCCCAGCCCGACGGGCTGGCTGCTGGCGCTGACCTCGGGGGCGGTGACCTCGGGCCTGGGCTATGCGCTCTGGTATGCGCTGCTGCCGCAACTGGGCGCCGCCCGTGCCGCGGTGGCGCAACTTGCGGTGCCGGTGATCGCGCTGATCGCCGGCG